The DNA segment ggaattttgtccgggtcagaaatgtcccaaaaattaattggtccgcaaaagtaaaaatgactacttttatgtgaatgaataAGGCGAAACACACATCATTTCAAACTGTtattagaaaataaaaaacttgttagaaaataattttaaattgacaaataaaacaggctgcgtgctttggtttgagggcagcgcaggttaaatgtactgttacataacaatcacattctggaatggagagaacgttctaacatcacgtgcataaaaaaaactcacgctggggcgaccgttagaaatatttggaactcacgcatgaaagggttaataaatctgaaatattgtttggattcaccagatgttgggctttcaatatctgtacgctgtgtattttttctgaaatgttttaagacaagtaattagttatatgaagttggtctctgtaattgttctggctgcatcagcactatatcagattgcagctgcaatgtagaactgtgatttatacctgaaaaatgcacatttaaaaaaaaaaaactatgctataccataaatatgttatcagactgtcatcttatgaatttgtttgttggttagtggctatatatattttcatttagtcgaattagtgatagctactgacacaggaaaaaactgttggagtaaaaaaatggtgtcttttgctaacgtgtttagctaatagatttacatattgtgtcttccctgtaaaacattttaaaaatctgaaatggtggctttattcacaagatctgtgtctttcattgggtgtcttggtcttgtgatttaatgatatttagatgctactatttaattgtgacgctatgctagcgatgctaatcagtgtgggggggggggtggggggtgctcccgaatccgggttaggtactcggtagaggttaatgtgcactgtccctgtaaaaatatgaTAAACGTACACCAACGTCACGCAccagagagcatcctgtcgggctgtatcacagcctggtacggcaactgcaccgccctcaaccgcaaggctatcCACAGGGtgatgcggtctgcacaacgcatcaccgggggcaaactacctatcctccatgacacctacagcacccgatgtcacaggaaggccaaaaagagcaaggacatcaaccacccgagccactgcctgttcacacagctaccatccagaaggcaaggtcagtataggtgcatcaaagcttggaccgagagactgaaaaacagcttctattgcaAGGCCATCAACTGctcaacagcaatcactaactcagaggctgctgcctacattgagacacaaacactggccactttaaacaatgtcacaCTAAACAATGCCTCTGTTTACATTACTTTTATCACGTGTATTTTACACCTtgtccatatacttatatgtacatattcacaCCTTTAGatatgtgtattaggtagttggggAATTGGTAGTTGGGGAATTGATAGATAGTACTACACTGTCGGAACTAGCATTGCTACACACTAAAATTAGCATGTGTCAAATAAATGttgagttaattgaaatgcattccaggtgaccacctcacGAATCAGGCTGAGAGAATGCtaggagtgtacaaagctgtaaaggcaaagggtggctactttgaagaatctcaatatagtttgatttgtttaagaaATGATTCCATAATTgactattccacaatgtagaaaatattataaCTGAAAACCCTGGAACAAGTAGGTGTGTTAAAACTTGCCTGGTACTGTTGATAGTATTTTTAGCCTGtagaagctgatgggatcctcctttATTTAATAGAAGCCATCAGGCTGTTCTCACCCAATTGCATAGCTTATAGAAATGTTGGCCAACATGAACTCATGAAGTGATTTAGATTTTCAAATTACATTTgcaatgatgtcagagtgattagagggacaataaagTGCTGAGTACCAGACAGTTAACAAGTGTGGtagactactaatgaccatcaccagcatcagagcttggagaagcccaaTTACTCCATGGTCACGTGGTATTTCATTGCCTTATTGTCCTGTTACCGCCAATGTAGTGGTAATACAGTCACCATAACAGTCCTACTTCCTCTATTTCCCAGAAATGGATTGGTTCAGATATCCTGAACAATTTATCACACCAACAATAAAGTAAGTAATTCAACCATTTAATCTGTTTATATGGGATGTGAATCAGTTCCTGTAGTACAGTAAAGACAACTGTCAATCATTTCAACATCTTCTTTCCAGCATCTTCATTCCAACGCCTTTCACCTACAATTACAGACATAACATTAACATCCAGAATCAGCTGCAAAGTAGTAACATTTAGTGAATGAGTATGTATATACACCTTAGTGAAACAGTTGCTAGCAGTTGATTGGAGCAGTGCCTGGTTGAGTCTCAGTACCCTGGATCTCCTGTCCGGTACTGGTCACACACCAACAGTAACCTACCAGAAATAGACATGTTCCATAAACAATAGACATATTACACTAACACATTGAAGTGTCACATTCAACTGAATTGGAGAATTTAGTGTGTATGTGCGTCCGTGTTCACCTGCAGAGCCCCAACATTGCTTAGGGGTGTATTGTCCTGCGGTGTCACACGTTGG comes from the Salvelinus fontinalis isolate EN_2023a unplaced genomic scaffold, ASM2944872v1 scaffold_0457, whole genome shotgun sequence genome and includes:
- the LOC129846102 gene encoding equistatin-like: MAILTIILLVSTAFALGDATIRPKTPCERARDAATHGPIGAYIPTCDTAGQYTPKQCWGSAGYCWCVTSTGQEIQGTETQPGTAPINC